A window from Prinia subflava isolate CZ2003 ecotype Zambia chromosome Z, Cam_Psub_1.2, whole genome shotgun sequence encodes these proteins:
- the TMEM174 gene encoding transmembrane protein 174, whose product MEQSNNNVEDFSLNVFSVTPRQPSRSDALVSDGDKAGTTLLFSGVFLGLVGITFTVMGWIKYDGITHLEWTQLLGPILLSVGVTFILIAVCKFNMLTCKPCKEREESASEPEQAASGQSFVFTGINQPITFHGATVVQYIPPPYPSPEGAAGCLHPVLGCCSAAAPGTSPVLAAASPRFCPAYVLDNLAFTGEENYAAYPAEDPRSQRSEDSSDEPEGLLEDCACNNLSPPRYEEIYPLSS is encoded by the exons ATGGAGCAGAGCAACAACAATGTAGAAGATTTCTCCTTGAATGTCTTTTCTGTCACTCCTCGTCAGCCAAGCAGATCTGATGCCCTGGTGTCAGACGGGGATAAAGCTGGCACCACTCTGCTCTTTTCAGGTGTGTTTTTGGGGCTGGTGGGGATCACCTTCACCGTGATGGGATGGATAAAATACGACGGCATCACTCACCTGGAGTGGACTCAGTTACTGGGGCCCATCCTGCTCTCTGTCGGGGTGACTTTTATCCTGATCGCCGTCTGTAAATTTAACATGCTGACCTGCAAGCCCTgtaaggagagggaggagagcgCGTCAGAGCCCGAGCAGGCTGCGAGCGGGCAGTCCTTTGTCTTCACGGGCATTAACCAGCCCATCACCTTCCACGGTGCCACGGTGGTCCAGTACATCCCGCCGCCCTACCCATCCCCGGAGGGCGCTGCCGGCTGCCTCCACCCCGTGCTCGGCTGCTGCTCCGCTGCTGCCCCCGGCACCTCGCCGGTCCTGGCTGCGGCTTCTCCTCGCTTCTGCCCTGCCTACGTCCTGGACAACCTGGCTTTTACCGGAGAGGAGAACTACGCTGCCTATCCTGCAGAGGATCCCAGGAGTCAGAG GTCAGAGGACAGTTCTGATGAACCAGAAGGACTCCTGGAAGACTGTGCCTGTAATAACTTGTCACCTCCACGTTATGAGGAAATATACCCTTTGTCTTCATGA